From a single Paramormyrops kingsleyae isolate MSU_618 chromosome 14, PKINGS_0.4, whole genome shotgun sequence genomic region:
- the sstr1a gene encoding somatostatin receptor type 1, producing the protein MLPNNSYKQLSLEDSLYFMNSSGNDTQGESQGSAILISFIYSVVCLVGLCGNSMVIYVIFRYAKMKTATNIYILNLAIADELLMLSVPFLVTSSLLHHWPFGSLLCRLVLSVDAINMFTSIYCLTVLSIDRYIAVVHPIKAARYRRPTIAKIVNMGVWMFSIVVILPIIIFSTTAPNSDGSVACNMQMPKPVRQWMAVFVIYAFLMGFLFPVIAICLCYILIIFKMRVVALKAGWQQRKKSERKITLMVMMVVTVFVICWMPFHIVQLVNVFVGRHNATVSQLAVILGYANSCANPILYGFLSDNFKRSFQRILCLRWMDNATEEPIDYYATALKSRGYSVDEFQPDNMESDSAYRNGTCTSRTTTL; encoded by the coding sequence ATGCTGCCGAATAACTCCTACAAGCAGCTGAGTTTGGAGGACAGCCTTTACTTTATGAATTCGTCTGGGAACGACACACAGGGCGAATCTCAAGGCAGCGCAATCCTCATCTCCTTTATTTACTCGGTCGTGTGCTTGGTGGGGCTGTGTGGGAACTCTATGGTAATCTATGTGATCTTCAGGTATGCGAAAATGAAGACGGCGaccaacatttacattttaaatctgGCGATCGCGGACGAGTTATTGATGCTGAGTGTGCCTTTTTTGGTGACTTCGTCTCTGCTCCACCACTGGCCGTTTGGCTCGCTTTTGTGTCGACTTGTCCTAAGTGTTGATGCTATTAATATGTTTACCAGTATATATTGCCTTACAGTGTTGAGCATAGACCGTTACATTGCTGTGGTGCACCCCATCAAAGCTGCCAGATACCGAAGACCTACCATAGCCAAGATAGTCAACATGGGGGTTTGGATGTTCTCTATTGTAGTAATTTTGCCCATTATAATATTTTCCACGACAGCGCCAAATTCGGATGGCTCAGTTGCCTGCAACATGCAGATGCCGAAGCCGGTGCGACAGTGGATGGCTGTATTTGTGATCTATGCCTTTTTAATGGGCTTTCTGTTCCCAGTCATTGCCATATGCCTGTGCTATATTCTCATCATTTTTAAGATGAGAGTGGTCGCCTTGAAGGCGGGCTGGCAACAGCGCAAAAAGTCCGAGCGCAAGATAACtctgatggtgatgatggtggtgacAGTATTCGTGATCTGCTGGATGCCCTTCCACATCGTCCAGCTTGTGAACGTCTTCGTGGGGCGACACAACGCGACAGTCAGCCAGCTCGCTGTTATTTTAGGCTACGCCAACAGTTGCGCTAATCCAATACTCTATGGATTCCTGTCGGACAATTTCAAGCGCTCTTTCCAAAGGATCTTGTGCCTCCGATGGATGGACAACGCCACGGAAGAGCCCATTGATTACTATGCCACAGCCCTAAAAAGTCGCGGCTACAGTGTGGATGAATTTCAGCCCGATAATATGGAGTCGGATAGCGCTTACAGGAACGGCACCTGCACATCGAGAACCACTACATTATAG
- the clec14a gene encoding C-type lectin domain family 14 member A: MEHWIFLMFFIRVHCQHAVKYFVHNEKANFNDAITMCQDSGFLTDMSSMEEVNSGILPAVSHALHSKGNFSFWIGLKKFKEQCFEKGQPLFGFVWTVNNSSLSDVKKWRYHPRETCLNILCGSLSVEYSGSIITDWGFEEKKCNAKQKFICKKVSEEKSTKPDKNGTLNRKGTGLFLSTNHTESSDFILSVQPPVTNNAPSTSTLRMVTAIESSEIQHSKFSVFMPVLIALSVLVLLVIVILVIVKCCLIRRTRRCKGKKSKETVDLKDRDSEEQLNEKDSLRN; encoded by the coding sequence ATGGAGCACTGGATTTTCTTAATGTTTTTCATCAGGGTTCACTGCCAGCATGCTGTAAAATACTTTGTTCACAATGAAAAAGCCAATTTCAACGATGCTATTACAATGTGTCAAGACTCCGGGTTTCTGACAGACATGAGTAGCATGGAAGAAGTTAACAGCGGCATTCTTCCAGCTGTGTCTCACGCACTGCATTCAAAGGGGAATTTCAGTTTCTGGATTGGTCTGAAGAAATTCAAAGAGCAATGTTTTGAAAAAGGACAGCCTTTGTTTGGATTTGTGTGGACGGTAAACAACAGTTCCCTGTCTGATGTTAAAAAATGGAGGTACCACCCTAGAGAAACCTGCTTAAACATATTGTGTGGATCACTGTCTGTGGAGTACAGTGGAAGCATCATTACTGACTGGGGGTTTGAGGAGAAAAAATGTAATGCGAAACAAAAGTTTATTTGTAAGAAGGTCTCAGAAGAAAAAAGTACAAAGCCTGACAAAAATGGAACCTTAAATAGAAAAGGGACTGGTTTGTTTCTCAGTACTAACCACACAGAATCCTCTGATTTTATTCTGTCTGTGCAGCCTCCAGTGACAAATAATGCTCCATCCACCTCTACTCTGAGAATGGTCACAGCCATTGAATCCAGTGAGATTCAGCACAGCAAATTTAGTGTTTTCATGCCTGTGTTGATAGCACTGTCAGTACTGGTGCTTTTGGTGATTGTCATCTTGGTCATTGTCAAATGCTGCCTCATCAGGAGGACGAGGAGATGCAAGGGAAAAAAGTCCAAAGAGACAGTCGATCTAAAAGACAGAGATTCTGAGGAGCAGCTGAACGAAAAAGACAGCTTAAGGAACtga